The following proteins come from a genomic window of Micromonospora echinofusca:
- a CDS encoding universal stress protein — protein MNSANGAAVVVGVDGSESALRAVRLAAVEAARRHRPLRIVHGFIWPLLRVPVDAPAGGPPGAGLREQAEQVVTAATDEAEATVPGLRISGEIIDGEAAAVLLGESPAAAMIVLGDRGLGGFSALVVGSVAVQVAAYADCPVLVARGTDHPDGPVVVGVDGSETARLAAEFAIEEASMRGAPLVALHAYRHPASTGPGDMLPLVYDDTELRSEEDRVVAETLAGLTQRWPDVSVSRETSRGRPTTVLAEASRRAQLLVVGRQGRGELTGLLLGSVSQSMLHHADCPVAVVRAPR, from the coding sequence GTGAACTCGGCGAACGGCGCGGCGGTGGTCGTCGGCGTGGACGGCTCGGAATCGGCGCTGCGTGCCGTACGGCTGGCCGCCGTCGAGGCGGCCCGCCGGCACCGGCCGCTGCGGATCGTGCACGGCTTCATCTGGCCCCTGCTGCGCGTCCCGGTCGACGCCCCCGCCGGCGGACCGCCCGGCGCCGGCCTGCGGGAGCAGGCGGAACAGGTCGTCACCGCCGCCACGGACGAGGCCGAGGCCACGGTGCCCGGGTTGCGGATCTCCGGCGAGATCATCGACGGTGAGGCTGCCGCGGTGCTGCTCGGCGAGTCCCCGGCCGCCGCGATGATCGTGCTGGGCGACCGGGGGCTCGGCGGCTTCTCCGCCCTGGTGGTCGGGTCGGTCGCGGTGCAGGTCGCCGCGTACGCCGACTGCCCGGTACTGGTCGCCCGGGGCACCGACCACCCCGACGGGCCCGTGGTCGTGGGGGTCGACGGCTCCGAGACCGCCCGGCTCGCCGCGGAGTTCGCGATCGAGGAGGCGTCCATGCGCGGCGCGCCGCTGGTCGCGTTGCACGCCTACCGGCATCCGGCATCCACCGGCCCCGGGGACATGCTGCCCCTGGTGTACGACGACACCGAGCTGCGTTCCGAGGAGGATCGGGTGGTCGCCGAGACGCTGGCCGGGCTGACGCAACGGTGGCCGGACGTGTCGGTCAGCCGGGAGACCTCCCGGGGCCGCCCCACCACCGTGCTGGCCGAGGCGTCCCGGCGGGCACAGCTGCTGGTGGTCGGCCGGCAGGGCCGCGGGGAGCTGACCGGGCTGCTGCTGGGCTCGGTGAGCCAGTCGATGCTGCACCACGCCGACTGTCCCGTCGCGGTGGTCCGCGCGCCCCGCTGA
- the selB gene encoding selenocysteine-specific translation elongation factor — MFVVATAGHVDHGKSTLVRALTGMEPDRWAEERRRGMTIDLGFAWSTLPSGATVAFVDVPGHERFVPNMLAGVGPVPAALIVVAADEGWMPQSAEHLAALDALGVAYGLLVVTRADLADPGPATAQARAELVATSLGGLDAVAVSAVTGAGLPQLRAALDRLAARLPGAPTDAPVRLWVDRAFTVRGAGTVVTGTLGAGRLRVGDELELAGSAETVRVRGLHSLGVARPEVAAVARVAVNLRGTPRDRLGRGDALLTPGRFHRTDLLDVRLAGDAAGALPATLTLHIGAAAVPARVRPLGADTARLRLARPLPLLVGDRALLRDPGRHHVAGGVTVLDVAPPPLTRRGAAAARAAVLATMDGRPDLAGELRRRRLARAGDLLRTGVEVTGRPVTGDWLADPEHWRVLGARLVEEVARHAREHPLEPGVPLELLRQRLDLPERALVEALVRPPLRLRAGRVTASAADALPEPVARAVAQVRAEYADRPFRAPEAEHLADLGLGPREIGAAVRAGALLRLAENVVLLPGAADDAVRVLAGLPQPFTLSAARRALDTTRRVAVPLLELLDRRGVTRRLPDDARIVVTAGS; from the coding sequence GTGTTCGTGGTGGCCACCGCCGGGCACGTCGACCACGGCAAGTCGACGCTGGTGCGGGCGCTGACGGGGATGGAACCGGACCGGTGGGCCGAGGAACGCCGCCGGGGCATGACCATCGACCTCGGCTTCGCCTGGAGCACGCTGCCCTCGGGCGCGACGGTCGCGTTCGTCGACGTGCCGGGCCACGAGCGGTTCGTGCCGAACATGCTCGCCGGCGTCGGCCCGGTGCCCGCCGCGCTGATCGTCGTCGCCGCCGACGAGGGCTGGATGCCGCAGTCCGCCGAGCACCTGGCGGCGCTGGACGCGCTCGGGGTGGCGTACGGGCTGCTGGTGGTGACCCGCGCGGACCTGGCGGACCCGGGGCCGGCGACGGCGCAGGCCCGGGCGGAGCTGGTCGCCACCTCCCTCGGCGGCCTCGACGCGGTCGCCGTCAGCGCGGTCACCGGCGCCGGTCTGCCGCAGCTGCGCGCGGCGCTGGACCGGCTCGCCGCCCGGCTGCCCGGCGCGCCCACCGACGCCCCGGTGCGGCTGTGGGTGGACCGCGCCTTCACCGTCCGGGGCGCCGGCACGGTGGTGACCGGCACCCTCGGCGCCGGACGGCTGCGGGTGGGCGACGAGCTGGAGCTGGCGGGCAGTGCGGAGACGGTGCGGGTACGCGGCCTGCACTCCCTCGGCGTGGCGCGGCCCGAGGTCGCCGCGGTCGCGCGGGTGGCGGTGAACCTGCGCGGCACGCCCCGCGACCGCCTCGGGCGCGGCGACGCGCTGCTCACCCCCGGCCGGTTCCACCGCACGGACCTGCTGGACGTGAGGCTGGCCGGCGATGCGGCCGGGGCCCTGCCGGCCACCCTGACCCTGCACATCGGCGCGGCGGCCGTGCCGGCCCGGGTCCGGCCGCTCGGCGCCGACACGGCCCGGCTGCGGCTGGCCCGGCCGCTGCCGCTGCTGGTCGGGGACCGGGCGCTGCTGCGTGATCCGGGCCGGCACCACGTCGCGGGCGGGGTGACCGTGCTGGACGTCGCGCCGCCGCCGCTGACCCGCCGGGGCGCGGCGGCGGCCCGCGCGGCCGTACTGGCCACCATGGACGGCCGCCCCGACCTGGCCGGCGAGCTGCGCCGGCGGCGGCTGGCGCGGGCCGGCGACCTTCTTCGCACCGGCGTCGAGGTGACCGGCCGGCCGGTCACCGGCGACTGGTTGGCCGACCCGGAGCACTGGCGGGTCCTCGGCGCCCGGCTGGTCGAGGAGGTCGCCCGGCACGCCCGGGAGCATCCGCTGGAGCCGGGTGTGCCGCTCGAGCTGCTGCGTCAGCGCCTCGACCTGCCCGAGCGGGCGCTGGTCGAGGCGCTGGTGCGGCCGCCGCTGCGGCTGCGCGCCGGCCGGGTCACCGCGTCGGCGGCCGACGCGCTGCCGGAACCGGTGGCCCGGGCCGTGGCCCAGGTCCGCGCCGAGTACGCCGACCGCCCGTTCCGGGCCCCCGAGGCCGAGCACCTCGCCGACCTGGGGCTGGGTCCCCGGGAGATCGGCGCGGCCGTACGCGCGGGGGCGCTGCTGCGGCTGGCCGAGAACGTGGTGCTGCTGCCCGGCGCGGCCGACGACGCCGTACGGGTGCTGGCCGGGCTGCCCCAGCCGTTCACGCTCAGCGCCGCCCGGCGGGCGCTGGACACCACCCGCCGGGTCGCGGTGCCGCTGCTGGAGCTGCTGGACCGCCGCGGCGTGACCCGGCGGCTGCCCGACGACGCGCGGATCGTGGTCACGGCCGGGTCCTGA
- the nrfD gene encoding NrfD/PsrC family molybdoenzyme membrane anchor subunit encodes MSPERGGRRRRGGEELRVPEAEFTSYYGRPILKAPVWKWDIAAYLFTGGLAAGSSLLAAGGQLTGRPALRRAGRVTSLAAVTASTVFLIRDLGRPARFHHMLRVAKPTSPMSVGTWILGAFGPAAGVAAVAEGAAWLPERGLSGLARRVLPPVGHAAGLAAAATAPALATYTGVLLADTAVPSWHEAYPELPVIFAGSALASGAGVGLIAAPAAQAGPARRMAVAGAALELYGAHRVETRLGLLSEPYRTASAGRLLRAGRALTAVGVAGALLGRRSRTLSALSGAALLGASVATRFGIFHGGVASAKDPKYTVVPQRERLQRRRAAEG; translated from the coding sequence GTGAGTCCGGAGCGTGGTGGGCGCAGGCGGCGCGGCGGCGAGGAGCTGCGCGTCCCGGAGGCCGAGTTCACCTCCTACTACGGCCGGCCGATCCTCAAGGCGCCGGTCTGGAAGTGGGACATCGCCGCGTACCTGTTCACCGGCGGGCTGGCCGCCGGCTCGTCGCTGCTCGCCGCGGGCGGGCAGCTCACCGGCCGGCCCGCGCTGCGCCGCGCCGGCCGGGTCACCTCGCTGGCGGCCGTCACCGCCAGCACCGTCTTCCTGATCAGGGACCTGGGCCGGCCCGCCCGGTTCCACCACATGCTGCGGGTGGCCAAGCCCACCTCGCCCATGTCCGTGGGCACCTGGATCCTCGGCGCGTTCGGCCCGGCAGCCGGCGTCGCGGCGGTCGCCGAGGGCGCGGCGTGGCTGCCCGAGCGGGGGCTGTCCGGCCTCGCCCGCCGGGTGCTGCCACCCGTGGGGCACGCCGCCGGGCTGGCCGCCGCGGCGACCGCGCCGGCGCTCGCCACCTACACGGGGGTGCTGCTGGCCGACACGGCCGTGCCGTCGTGGCACGAGGCGTACCCGGAACTGCCGGTCATCTTCGCGGGCAGCGCCCTGGCCAGCGGCGCGGGAGTCGGGCTGATCGCCGCGCCCGCCGCGCAGGCCGGGCCCGCCCGGCGGATGGCGGTGGCGGGCGCGGCCCTGGAGCTGTACGGCGCGCACCGCGTGGAGACCCGGCTCGGGCTGCTCAGCGAGCCCTACCGCACCGCGTCCGCCGGTCGCCTGCTGCGCGCCGGGCGGGCCCTGACCGCCGTCGGGGTGGCCGGCGCGCTGCTGGGCCGGCGCAGCCGCACGCTCTCCGCGTTGTCCGGGGCGGCCCTGCTGGGCGCCTCGGTGGCGACCCGGTTCGGCATCTTCCACGGCGGCGTCGCCTCGGCGAAGGACCCGAAGTACACGGTGGTGCCGCAGCGCGAGCGCCTCCAGCGGCGGCGCGCCGCCGAGGGCTGA
- a CDS encoding SAM-dependent methyltransferase, with protein MVEPDQPSTARMIDFWLGGEHHFPVDVAAARAFEHAYGPCAPVFRELRAFLGRAVRTMAARGVDGFLVFGAGVPSMGNVHEVAPEATVLYTDVDPVTIRLGQRLLAGSDRAGYGYGDATDIGTVDRAQLHRFVPGWGRRPVGVVFLGLAAFLDDETLARTLDELYQATAPGSLLAVDFDTEELAGHPEALAMMGPTFRMRAPAAFARLLGRWTPTDDGIVPISRWRPDGPPAQVPDAFHGGLAVRSPG; from the coding sequence ATGGTTGAGCCCGACCAGCCGAGCACCGCGCGCATGATCGATTTCTGGCTCGGCGGGGAGCACCACTTCCCGGTCGACGTGGCGGCCGCCCGTGCCTTCGAGCACGCGTACGGGCCGTGCGCGCCGGTCTTCCGCGAGCTGCGCGCCTTCCTCGGCCGGGCGGTGCGCACGATGGCCGCGCGGGGGGTGGACGGCTTCCTCGTCTTCGGCGCCGGGGTGCCCAGCATGGGCAACGTGCACGAGGTCGCCCCGGAGGCCACCGTGCTCTACACCGACGTCGACCCGGTGACCATCCGCCTCGGTCAGCGCCTGCTGGCCGGCAGCGACCGGGCCGGCTACGGCTACGGCGACGCCACCGACATCGGCACGGTCGACCGCGCCCAGCTGCACCGCTTCGTGCCGGGGTGGGGGAGGAGGCCGGTCGGGGTGGTCTTCCTCGGCCTGGCCGCGTTCCTGGACGACGAGACGCTGGCGCGCACCCTCGACGAGCTCTACCAGGCCACCGCGCCCGGCAGCCTGCTCGCCGTCGATTTCGACACCGAGGAGCTGGCCGGTCACCCGGAGGCCCTGGCGATGATGGGTCCGACGTTCCGGATGCGCGCGCCGGCCGCGTTCGCGCGGCTACTGGGCCGCTGGACGCCCACCGACGACGGCATCGTGCCGATCAGCCGGTGGCGCCCGGACGGCCCGCCGGCGCAGGTGCCGGACGCCTTCCACGGCGGGCTCGCCGTCCGCTCGCCGGGCTGA
- a CDS encoding hemolysin family protein yields MGAQLGQLALVAVLVLINAALSGSEMALVTLREGQVRQLGRRSRSGERLARLVRDPNRYLATIQLGITLAGFLASAAAAVSLAEPLVGPLSFLGGAARGVAIVLVTVLLTFVTLVVGELAPKRLAMQRAERWGLLSAGPLDLLARLSRPAVWLLSKATDVVVRLAGGDPRASRTEMTEDELREMLVSQRGLSAQQREILIGAFDIAGRTLREILVPRLAVTTLPATLSAADGLRRLAAAGRSRAPVVGPGGLDEVRGVVHIRELVGADGATVAGRARPPLLLPGTLPVSDALRELRACHQQLALVVDEHGGVDGIITMEDLLEEVVGELYDETDRDVTGATREPDGSLLVPGDFPLHDLADVGVRLHFRPSREYTTVAGLVLAGLGHLPSGPGETVHLPGLTVEVVEVSDRVIRRVRLRGFPAGPDPVG; encoded by the coding sequence ATGGGGGCGCAGTTGGGTCAGCTCGCGCTGGTGGCGGTGCTGGTGCTGATCAACGCCGCCCTGTCGGGCAGCGAGATGGCGTTGGTGACGCTGCGCGAGGGGCAGGTGCGGCAGTTGGGCCGGCGCAGCCGCTCGGGGGAGCGGCTGGCGCGGCTGGTGCGCGACCCCAACCGGTATCTCGCCACCATCCAGCTCGGGATCACCCTCGCCGGGTTCCTCGCCTCCGCCGCGGCCGCGGTGTCCCTGGCCGAGCCGCTGGTCGGGCCGCTGAGCTTCCTCGGCGGCGCCGCGCGGGGCGTCGCGATCGTCCTGGTCACCGTGCTGCTGACGTTCGTCACCCTGGTCGTGGGCGAGCTGGCCCCCAAGCGGCTGGCGATGCAGCGCGCCGAGCGCTGGGGGCTGCTCAGCGCCGGCCCGCTGGACCTGCTGGCCCGGCTGTCCCGGCCGGCGGTCTGGCTGCTGAGCAAGGCCACCGACGTGGTGGTGCGGCTGGCCGGCGGGGATCCACGGGCCAGCCGTACGGAGATGACCGAGGACGAGCTGCGGGAGATGCTGGTCAGCCAGCGGGGCCTGTCCGCGCAGCAGCGGGAGATCCTCATCGGCGCGTTCGACATCGCCGGCCGTACGCTGCGGGAGATCCTGGTGCCCCGGCTGGCCGTGACGACGCTGCCCGCCACGCTGTCGGCCGCCGACGGGCTGCGCCGGCTCGCCGCCGCCGGCCGCTCCCGCGCCCCGGTCGTCGGGCCGGGCGGGCTCGACGAGGTGCGCGGCGTGGTGCACATCCGCGAACTCGTCGGCGCGGACGGGGCGACCGTCGCCGGCCGGGCCCGCCCGCCGCTGCTGCTGCCGGGCACCCTGCCCGTCTCCGACGCGCTGCGGGAGCTGCGGGCGTGCCACCAGCAACTCGCCCTCGTCGTCGACGAGCACGGCGGCGTCGACGGCATCATCACGATGGAGGACCTGCTGGAGGAGGTCGTCGGGGAGCTGTACGACGAGACCGACCGGGACGTGACCGGGGCGACCCGGGAGCCGGACGGCTCGCTGCTGGTGCCCGGCGACTTTCCGCTGCACGACCTGGCCGACGTCGGCGTACGCCTGCACTTCCGGCCGTCGCGGGAGTACACGACGGTGGCCGGGCTGGTGCTGGCCGGGCTGGGGCACCTGCCGAGCGGCCCGGGGGAGACCGTGCACCTGCCGGGGCTGACCGTCGAGGTGGTGGAGGTGTCCGACCGGGTGATCCGCCGGGTGCGGCTGCGCGGCTTCCCCGCCGGCCCTGACCCGGTCGGGTGA
- a CDS encoding 4Fe-4S dicluster domain-containing protein translates to MLPDPHSLSGPLDPAPEAGWTDAPPRMGFFTDTSVCIGCKACEVACKEWNDVPGSGLDLLGMSYDNTGALTANSWRHVAFVEQPRPAGTQDPPGRTDGPEFLGMPGAQPPGRAGGAEGRTDFRWLMMSDVCKHCTHAACLDVCPTGSLFRTEFGTVVVQEDICNGCGYCISACPYGVIDQRKGDGRAWKCTLCYDRIGAGGTPACAQACPTESIQYGPLDELRERAAARVATLHERGVPEARLYGHDPGDGVGGDGAFFLLLDEPEVYGLPPDPVVTTRDLPKMWKRAGVAALAMAAAAVAAFVGGSS, encoded by the coding sequence ATGCTTCCTGACCCGCACAGCCTGTCCGGGCCGCTGGATCCCGCCCCCGAGGCGGGCTGGACCGACGCGCCGCCCCGGATGGGGTTCTTCACCGACACGAGCGTCTGCATCGGCTGCAAGGCGTGCGAGGTGGCCTGCAAGGAGTGGAACGACGTCCCCGGCTCGGGGCTGGACCTGCTGGGCATGTCGTACGACAACACCGGCGCGTTGACCGCGAACTCGTGGCGGCACGTGGCGTTCGTCGAGCAGCCCCGCCCGGCCGGGACCCAGGACCCGCCGGGCCGGACCGACGGGCCGGAGTTCCTGGGGATGCCGGGGGCGCAGCCGCCGGGGCGCGCCGGGGGCGCGGAGGGGCGCACCGACTTCCGGTGGCTGATGATGTCCGACGTCTGCAAGCACTGCACCCACGCGGCCTGCCTCGACGTGTGCCCGACCGGCTCGCTGTTCCGCACCGAGTTCGGCACGGTGGTGGTGCAGGAGGACATCTGCAACGGCTGCGGCTACTGCATCTCCGCCTGCCCGTACGGCGTCATCGACCAGCGCAAGGGCGACGGCCGGGCGTGGAAGTGCACGCTGTGCTACGACCGGATCGGCGCTGGCGGGACCCCCGCCTGCGCGCAGGCGTGCCCGACCGAGTCGATCCAGTACGGGCCCCTCGACGAGTTGCGGGAACGCGCGGCGGCCCGGGTGGCGACGCTGCACGAGCGGGGCGTGCCCGAGGCGCGGCTCTACGGGCACGACCCGGGCGACGGGGTGGGCGGCGACGGCGCGTTCTTCCTACTGCTCGACGAGCCCGAGGTGTACGGGCTGCCGCCGGACCCGGTGGTCACCACGCGGGACCTGCCGAAGATGTGGAAGCGGGCCGGCGTGGCGGCGCTGGCGATGGCGGCGGCGGCCGTGGCCGCGTTCGTGGGAGGTTCCTCGTGA
- a CDS encoding phosphatidylethanolamine-binding protein — MPGPRPGSNAYDKQRARIRNAMDDSGRRVPDDKANDVANRILQSDRGQRGVVRGERVYGPKGEREPGDPK, encoded by the coding sequence ATGCCAGGACCACGGCCGGGCAGTAACGCGTACGACAAGCAGCGGGCACGCATCCGCAACGCGATGGACGATTCGGGACGACGGGTGCCCGACGACAAGGCCAACGACGTGGCCAACCGGATCCTGCAGTCCGACCGCGGGCAGCGGGGCGTCGTGCGCGGCGAGCGGGTCTACGGCCCCAAGGGCGAGCGCGAACCGGGCGACCCGAAGTGA
- the selA gene encoding L-seryl-tRNA(Sec) selenium transferase, with protein MGDVAADPRRRVPRTDALLADPRLAAAAVTVGRERVKAAVHRAQERARRGEITPEAVRDAALAALPASTPRAVLNATGVVLHTNLGRAALSPAAVAAVAAATGHTDVELDLRTGRRARRGRDALDALAAAVPDAGAVHVVNNGAAALVLAATALAADAEIVVSRGELVEIGDGFRLPDLLESTGARLREVGTTNRSTLDDYAAALGPRTGFVLKVHPSNFQVTGFTSAVPVRALATLGVPVVADIGSGLLAPDALLPAEPDAASTLRAGAALVTASGDKLLGGPQTGLLLGAADLVERLRRHPLARALRVDKLTLAALAATLGDPTTPTRTALHADPGALRERTERLRDALAADGCEAQVVPAGAVVGGGGAPGVELPSWALALPEHYAGPLRLGDPPVLGRVIRGRLLLDLRCVPVDADAALRAAVLRVPGRG; from the coding sequence ATGGGGGACGTCGCGGCCGATCCGCGCCGGCGGGTGCCGCGCACCGACGCGCTGCTCGCCGACCCCCGGCTGGCCGCCGCGGCGGTCACCGTCGGCCGGGAGCGGGTCAAGGCCGCCGTCCACCGCGCCCAGGAGCGGGCCCGCCGTGGCGAGATCACCCCCGAGGCGGTACGCGACGCCGCGCTGGCCGCCCTGCCCGCGTCGACGCCCCGGGCGGTGCTCAACGCCACCGGGGTGGTGCTGCACACCAACCTGGGACGCGCCGCGCTGTCGCCCGCCGCCGTCGCGGCGGTGGCCGCGGCCACCGGGCACACGGACGTCGAGCTGGACCTGCGCACCGGACGGCGGGCCCGGCGCGGACGCGACGCCCTCGACGCCCTCGCGGCGGCGGTGCCCGACGCGGGCGCGGTGCACGTGGTCAACAACGGCGCCGCCGCGCTGGTGCTCGCCGCCACCGCCCTGGCCGCCGACGCCGAGATCGTCGTGAGCCGGGGCGAGCTGGTGGAGATCGGCGACGGGTTCCGCCTGCCCGACCTGCTGGAGAGCACCGGCGCCCGGCTGCGCGAGGTCGGCACCACCAACCGCAGCACCCTCGACGACTACGCCGCCGCGCTCGGCCCCCGTACCGGCTTCGTGCTCAAGGTGCACCCGTCGAACTTCCAGGTCACCGGCTTCACCTCCGCCGTGCCCGTACGGGCGCTGGCCACCCTCGGCGTCCCCGTGGTCGCCGACATCGGCTCCGGGCTGCTCGCGCCCGATGCGCTGCTGCCCGCCGAGCCGGACGCCGCGTCCACCCTGCGGGCCGGCGCGGCGCTGGTCACCGCCAGCGGCGACAAGCTGCTCGGCGGCCCACAGACCGGCCTGCTGCTCGGCGCCGCCGACCTGGTCGAGCGGCTGCGCCGCCACCCCCTGGCCCGGGCGCTGCGCGTGGACAAGCTGACCCTCGCCGCGCTGGCCGCCACCCTCGGCGACCCGACCACCCCCACCCGGACCGCGCTGCACGCCGACCCGGGTGCGCTGCGCGAGCGCACCGAGCGGCTGCGTGACGCGCTCGCCGCCGACGGGTGCGAGGCGCAGGTGGTGCCCGCCGGGGCGGTCGTCGGCGGCGGTGGCGCGCCCGGCGTCGAGCTGCCCTCCTGGGCGCTCGCCCTGCCCGAGCACTATGCGGGGCCGCTGCGCCTCGGCGACCCGCCGGTGCTGGGCCGGGTCATACGGGGACGGCTGCTGCTGGACCTGCGCTGCGTGCCCGTCGACGCCGACGCGGCGCTGCGCGCCGCCGTGCTGCGCGTACCCGGGCGGGGCTGA